One Gossypium raimondii isolate GPD5lz chromosome 3, ASM2569854v1, whole genome shotgun sequence genomic window carries:
- the LOC105796945 gene encoding probable inactive DNA (cytosine-5)-methyltransferase DRM3 produces the protein MSRYMNGKSSSQEGKTPIVPKPEMLDFDFPEDALYSQHVGDNVASSSGSNVRSFFIGMGFLPALVDKVIQEKGEDDADLLLETLTEYSDTQKANSQSSGYLNSLFVDKDASNYPQIANYIQPKEEPDVDVFDEDLIDKRASLLMMNFSVDEVEFALDKLGEDAPINELVDFITAAQIAEKLEEESEDSLSCEEENDQNATNETLFGTMEKTLSLLEMGFSENEVSIAIEKFGSDVPITELADAMFTGHLSRSYIESKKLKSAASGSGLIHNVNEREDIKTEDCSTTPVPQSGNINLGESSSKGKRPKEESLDGIPVSNPQMKQSLNEKKLEGKKPKQDHVGNASSFIDPPWLEEKIDPNVIPSFEVPRPVKSNSCKSVNKVVAKPPYFLYGNVVNLPYDGWVKISQFLYGIEPEFVNTQSFSAFNRNEGYVHNLPAENRFHILPKSPLTIQDAIPNTKKWWPSWDPRKQLNCMGSEVLGASKLCARLGNMLADSRGLLSSDQQKYILRQCQISNLIWVGLNKLCLAQPEHWERILGYPSDHTRPLENDLTQRLHLLQQSFQTDTLGYHLSVLKPIYPGGLTMLSVFSGIGGAAISLHRLGIHLKGVVAVETSEAKQKILLNWWQNTGQTGELVIIEDIQKLTSKRLESLIDKLGSIDFVICQNSNMKSTEEDTLPGFDFSLFNEFVRVLQRVRSMMQRRRSS, from the exons ATGTCGAGATATATGAATGGGAAAAGTTCCTCTCAGGAAGGGAAAACCCCGATAGTGCCGAAGCCTGAAATGTTGGATTTTGATTTCCCTGAGGATGCACTCTACTCCCAGCATGTTGGG GACAATGTTGCAAGTTCATCAGGAAGCAATGTGAGGTCATTTTTCATTGGGATGGGATTTTTACCAGCTCTCGTTGATAAAGTCATTCAAGAAAAGG GTGAAGACGATGCTGACCTGTTACTGGAGACTCTTACTGAATATTCT GATACTCAAAAGGCAAATTCTCAGTCATCAGGTTATCTCAATAGCTTGTTTGTTGACAAGGATGCAAGCAATTATCCACAAATTGCCAATTATATACAACCAAAAGAG gAGCCAGATGTAGATGTATTTGATGAAGATCTTATTGACAAAAGAGCATCTTTACTAATGATGAATTTTTCTGTAGATGAAGTTGAATTTGCATTGGACAAGCTTG GTGAAGATGCTCCAATAAATGAATTAGTGGACTTCATTACCGCTGCTCAAATAGCAGAAAAACTTGAGGAGGAATCAGAAGATTCACTTAGCTGTGAGGAAGAAAACGATCAG AATGCTACTAATGAAACACTGTTTGGGACTATGGAGAAGACACTTTCCTTGCTTGAGATGGGTTTCTCAGAGAATGAGGTTTCAATAGCAATCGAGAAGTTCG GTTCCGATGTTCCAATCACAGAGCTTGCAGATGCAATGTTCACTGGTCATCTTTCTCGTAGCTATATtgaaagtaaaaag TTAAAATCAGCAGCTTCAGGCAGTGGGTTGATACATAATGTGAATGAGAGAGAAGATATTAAAACTGAGGATTGCAGTACAACTCCTGTTCCTCAGTCAGGAAATATCAACCTCGGGGAATCTTCTTCCAAAGGGAAACGACCAAAAGAAGAGAGTCTTGATGGCATCCCTGTTTCTAATCCTCAGATGAAGCAATCTCTTAATGAGAAAAAACTCGAAGGGAAAAAGCCAAAGCAAGACCATGTAGGTAATGCAAGTTCTTTCATTGATCCACCATGGCTTGAAGAGAAAATAGACCCTAATGTTATTCCTAGTTTCGAAGTACCCAGACCTGTCAAATCCAATTCATGCAAGAGTGTGAACAAGGTGGTAGCAAAACCGCCATATTTTTTGTATGGAAATGTTGTCAACTTGCCTTACGACGGTTGGGTCAAGATTTCTCAGTTCTTATACGGGATTGAGCCTGAATTTGTGAACACTCAGTCTTTCTCGgcttttaatagaaatgaagGCTATGTACACAATCTTCCCGCTGAAAATAGGTTTCACATCCTTCCGAAGTCACCATTGACCATACAGGATGCAATACCAAATACAAAGAAGTGGTGGCCATCTTGGGATCCAAGGAAACAATTGAATTGCATGGGGTCTGAAGTTCTAGGAGCATCAAAGCTGTGTGCTAGGCTTGGGAACATGTTAGCTGATTCTCGAGGATTACTCTCATCGgatcaacaaaaatatattcTTCGTCAATGCCAAATATCAAATCTCATATGGGTTGGTCTAAACAAGCTTTGCCTTGCGCAGCCTGAACATTGGGAGCGCATACTAGGCTACCCATCGGACCACACTCGACCTTTGGAGAATGACTTGACTCAGAGGCTACACCTACTCCAGCAATCTTTCCAAACCGACACTTTGGGTTATCATCTCTCAGTATTGAAGCCAATTTATCCTGGAGGGTTAACAATGTTATCTGTTTTCAGTGGCATTGGTGGGGCTGCAATTTCTCTACATCGGCTTGGCATTCACTTAAAAGGTGTTGTGGCTGTAGAGACTTCGGAAGCTAAGCAAAAGATTCTTCTGAATTGGTGGCAAAACACGGGACAAACTGGTGAGTTGGTGATCATAGAAGACATCCAGAAGCTAACAAGTAAAAGACTGGAGAGCTTGATAGATAAGTTAGGTAGTATTGACTTCGTAATTTGTCAAAACTCAAACATGAAGAGTACAGAAGAGGATACACTGCCAGGTTTTGACTTCTctttgtttaatgaatttgttCGTGTGCTGCAACGTGTAAGAAGTATGATGCAGAGGAGGAGGAGCAGCTAA